In the Paenibacillus sp. FSL H7-0357 genome, one interval contains:
- a CDS encoding polyprenyl synthetase family protein, translated as MNEFTLHADTAYKLAEQKAAQYFASLFTQVRNRSYVPALTADFHLWKKSHIHHHSWLSFFSRNQRNPGSADYHRYIQWLNYTGKLNDYLDRSISYIYMRDLGKALDSPDTQTRIQRMVADIKDQLIPSASAGGETQQDMLNLAKLYRWAQKEGVETATIWVITKLKTVSANLPEEMNPEQAQRKLIKIIIGVVMYVMEEMEGNLAPAERALRLDEAIRLGYSYGLTYPFIDDLLDSAVLTVPEKEQYSRLIRQALLSGIVPELGEWDGEKIPLMEYVHSELREAFEYIKNHQRMETQKSFFERSYVFFHSQEIDRAKNLSHDGYTNEELYIPVILKSSSSRLIVRSVISAPLDDGFDHRTFYYGLYNQLADDFADMSDDMLEGAVTPYTYYLKYRQQRNDLINPFEMYWTVISHLLHNVFHSDPKTCEVILDRVINGLKRSRERLGRDKYNEIMEIFASGSPEFKRLVDRMVHKAEDVDFFDKLLRDQLLNTLRNNRKEKEEFHDTIKTVRGMINSQLLIPKPEGMPPMKELLIDAANYSLEGDGKRIRPVLTWVMGVREYGLEPADIVPLLRSLEYMHTASLIFDDLPSQDNASTRRGRETLHQVHDAATAELTGLFLIQKATEEQASLRHFDPKTVLALMQYSAQKTGDMCMGQAMDLHSKGEDLTLEQLNEICFYKTGIAFEAALVMPAMLAQVKEAEITALKKFAYHAGIAFQIKDDLLDQEGDRLLLGKPVGQDAGNNTSTFVSILGLENARKELWEHYCLASEALSELPRNIAFLKHLLNYMVNRNR; from the coding sequence ATGAATGAATTTACACTGCATGCCGATACAGCGTATAAGCTGGCTGAGCAGAAAGCTGCTCAATATTTTGCATCACTTTTTACACAGGTCAGGAATAGGAGTTATGTGCCTGCCTTAACTGCAGACTTCCATTTGTGGAAGAAGAGCCATATTCATCATCATTCATGGCTGTCCTTTTTTTCGCGAAACCAAAGGAACCCCGGATCTGCGGATTACCACCGGTATATTCAATGGCTGAATTATACAGGGAAATTAAATGATTATCTCGACCGGAGCATTTCCTATATCTACATGAGGGATCTGGGCAAAGCGCTGGATTCTCCGGACACTCAAACCAGGATTCAGCGGATGGTTGCCGATATCAAAGATCAATTGATACCCTCAGCCTCAGCAGGCGGGGAAACACAGCAGGACATGCTGAATTTGGCAAAGCTGTACCGCTGGGCCCAGAAAGAAGGGGTTGAAACAGCCACGATCTGGGTGATTACTAAACTCAAAACCGTCTCCGCCAATCTGCCGGAGGAAATGAATCCCGAGCAAGCCCAGCGTAAGCTGATTAAGATTATTATCGGGGTTGTCATGTATGTGATGGAAGAGATGGAAGGTAACCTTGCCCCTGCAGAACGTGCCTTAAGACTTGATGAAGCCATACGGCTGGGGTATTCTTATGGACTTACCTATCCTTTCATAGACGATCTTTTAGATTCTGCTGTCTTAACCGTTCCTGAGAAAGAACAGTATTCCCGGTTGATCCGTCAAGCGCTTCTGAGCGGAATAGTCCCGGAGCTGGGTGAGTGGGACGGTGAAAAGATTCCGCTGATGGAGTACGTGCATTCGGAGCTGCGGGAAGCCTTTGAGTACATTAAGAACCATCAGCGGATGGAGACGCAGAAATCGTTTTTTGAGCGTTCCTATGTGTTTTTTCACTCTCAGGAAATAGACCGGGCAAAGAATCTGTCCCATGATGGTTATACCAATGAGGAGCTCTATATTCCTGTGATCCTAAAATCATCTTCCTCCCGCTTGATTGTCCGCTCTGTAATCAGTGCGCCGCTAGATGACGGTTTTGATCATCGAACTTTCTATTATGGCTTATACAATCAGCTGGCGGATGATTTTGCCGATATGTCCGACGATATGCTGGAAGGCGCGGTTACCCCGTATACCTATTATTTAAAATACCGCCAGCAGCGCAACGATTTGATCAATCCCTTTGAAATGTACTGGACTGTCATTTCCCATCTGCTCCATAATGTGTTTCATTCTGATCCTAAAACTTGCGAGGTGATTCTGGACCGGGTCATTAACGGTTTGAAACGTTCTAGAGAACGTTTAGGCAGGGATAAATACAACGAAATCATGGAGATATTTGCGTCTGGCAGCCCGGAATTCAAACGCCTGGTAGACCGGATGGTTCACAAAGCAGAGGATGTCGATTTCTTCGACAAATTGCTTCGGGACCAGCTGCTTAATACACTTCGTAACAACCGGAAGGAAAAGGAAGAGTTTCACGATACGATCAAAACGGTACGCGGAATGATCAATAGCCAGCTCCTAATCCCTAAGCCTGAGGGAATGCCACCGATGAAGGAACTGCTTATAGATGCTGCTAATTACAGTCTCGAAGGAGATGGGAAACGAATACGTCCAGTCTTAACGTGGGTTATGGGCGTAAGAGAATATGGACTGGAGCCAGCGGATATTGTGCCGCTGCTCAGATCCTTGGAATATATGCATACCGCTTCCTTGATCTTCGATGATCTGCCATCCCAGGATAATGCGTCAACCCGCAGAGGGCGTGAAACCCTGCATCAGGTGCATGATGCTGCGACTGCCGAATTAACCGGCCTGTTCCTGATCCAGAAGGCTACAGAGGAACAAGCATCTCTCCGTCATTTCGATCCGAAAACCGTGCTTGCCCTGATGCAGTATTCAGCACAAAAGACTGGGGATATGTGCATGGGGCAGGCGATGGATCTGCATTCCAAAGGCGAAGATTTAACTCTGGAGCAACTGAATGAGATTTGCTTTTACAAGACCGGGATTGCCTTCGAGGCGGCGCTGGTCATGCCAGCTATGCTGGCTCAGGTGAAGGAGGCGGAAATTACTGCGCTGAAGAAATTCGCTTATCATGCGGGGATCGCCTTCCAGATTAAAGATGATTTACTCGACCAGGAGGGTGACCGGCTATTGCTCGGCAAACCCGTTGGCCAGGATGCCGGAAATAACACTTCGACTTTCGTATCCATTCTTGGGCTGGAGAACGCCCGGAAAGAGCTGTGGGAACATTACTGTCTGGCCTCGGAAGCATTGAGCGAGCTGCCCCGGAATATTGCTTTTCTGAAGCATTTATTGAATTATATGGTTAACAGGAACCGCTGA
- a CDS encoding DedA family protein produces MHQLLTWITETALHLVHSLGIWGIWIGMILESACIPIPSEVIMLSGGFLVAQGSLSFLEVVVAGCIGNLIGSIIAFYVGRAGGRRLLDKYGKYILLNAHHLEQAERWFNKFGEGTVFFTRMLPFIRTFISLPAGIAGMKTWRFIGFTLLGCIPWNVALVYLGYRLGGNWSVVEQYLRPVSYAVAGAVVLLLAWWLLRRKKERAV; encoded by the coding sequence ATGCATCAACTATTGACATGGATAACTGAAACGGCGCTTCATCTTGTACATTCACTGGGGATCTGGGGGATATGGATCGGAATGATCCTGGAGAGCGCCTGCATCCCTATCCCCAGTGAGGTAATTATGCTCAGCGGCGGCTTTCTGGTTGCCCAGGGATCACTTTCATTTTTGGAAGTGGTCGTGGCAGGTTGTATTGGGAATCTCATCGGCTCGATCATTGCCTTTTATGTCGGCCGTGCCGGAGGAAGACGCTTGCTCGATAAATACGGCAAGTATATCCTGCTGAATGCGCATCATCTTGAGCAGGCGGAACGCTGGTTCAATAAATTTGGAGAGGGCACCGTATTTTTTACGCGGATGCTACCCTTTATACGGACCTTTATCTCTTTGCCGGCAGGAATTGCCGGAATGAAAACTTGGAGATTTATAGGATTTACCTTGCTGGGTTGTATCCCTTGGAATGTGGCTCTTGTCTATTTGGGATACCGTTTAGGCGGGAACTGGAGCGTCGTGGAACAGTATTTGCGCCCAGTCAGTTATGCGGTTGCCGGAGCCGTAGTGCTTCTGTTGGCATGGTGGTTACTTCGTAGAAAGAAAGAACGGGCAGTTTAA
- a CDS encoding Lsa family ABC-F type ribosomal protection protein, translating into MSLINVANLTFAYEGSYDNIFENVSFQIDTDWKLGFTGRNGRGKTTFLSLLLGKYEYSGTISSKVDFDYFPFPVENKENNTLDVISDIYPDYIHWKLMRELSLLKVSEDVLYRPFDSLSNGEQTKVLLAALFIKENSFLLIDEPTNHLDLNARKLVSAYLNTKSGFILVSHDRSFLDNCVDHILSINKTNIEIQKGNFSAWWENKRRQDHFELAENEKLRRDIKRLSDSSKRTGNWSHEVEKSKNGTRNSGSKLDKGYVGHKAAKMMKRSKAIEQRQQSAIAEKSKLLKNIENSDSLEISQLNYHKNELVELEHVSIQYGEKIACADISFSIEQGERIALSGINGSGKSSIIKLICGEELDYTGTLRKDSQLTVSYVSQDTSHLQGNLTDYARSNGIDESLFKSILRKLDFSRVQFEKDISAFSGGQKKKVLIAKSLSEKVHLHIWDEPLNFIDIISRMQIEELLLEYTPTILFVEHDSEFCNNIATKIIHL; encoded by the coding sequence ATGTCATTAATCAATGTTGCGAACCTCACGTTTGCCTATGAAGGCAGCTACGATAATATATTTGAGAACGTAAGTTTTCAAATTGATACCGATTGGAAATTAGGATTTACGGGAAGAAACGGGAGAGGGAAAACAACCTTCCTAAGCTTGTTGCTTGGTAAATATGAATACAGCGGAACGATTTCGTCTAAGGTCGATTTCGACTATTTCCCGTTCCCTGTCGAGAATAAGGAAAATAATACCCTTGACGTAATCAGCGACATCTACCCGGATTATATTCACTGGAAGCTGATGCGGGAGCTTTCATTACTAAAAGTATCCGAGGATGTTCTATACCGGCCCTTTGATTCCTTGTCCAACGGTGAGCAGACGAAGGTGCTGCTTGCTGCATTATTTATTAAGGAAAACAGCTTTTTGCTCATTGATGAGCCTACCAATCATTTGGATCTGAATGCAAGAAAACTGGTCAGTGCTTATCTGAATACCAAAAGCGGCTTTATCCTGGTCTCCCACGACAGATCCTTTCTGGATAATTGTGTAGACCACATCCTGTCAATCAATAAAACCAACATAGAAATTCAAAAGGGGAATTTCTCCGCTTGGTGGGAAAATAAAAGGCGGCAAGATCATTTTGAACTGGCAGAGAATGAAAAACTAAGAAGAGACATCAAGCGCTTGTCGGATTCTTCTAAACGAACGGGCAACTGGTCGCATGAGGTGGAGAAAAGCAAAAATGGAACACGGAATTCCGGTTCCAAGTTGGATAAAGGTTATGTTGGCCACAAGGCTGCTAAAATGATGAAACGCTCTAAAGCCATTGAGCAAAGACAGCAATCTGCCATTGCTGAAAAGTCTAAACTGCTGAAAAATATTGAAAATTCCGACAGCCTGGAGATTTCACAGCTTAATTATCATAAAAACGAGCTGGTTGAGCTTGAACATGTCTCGATTCAATACGGGGAGAAAATCGCCTGCGCAGATATCAGCTTTTCGATTGAGCAGGGGGAGCGAATTGCACTTTCCGGTATAAATGGCTCCGGTAAATCAAGCATTATCAAGCTGATTTGCGGCGAGGAGCTAGACTATACAGGCACACTCAGGAAGGACAGCCAGCTTACGGTATCTTACGTATCACAGGACACCTCGCATTTACAGGGCAATTTAACGGACTACGCCAGAAGCAACGGGATTGATGAAAGCCTGTTTAAATCGATTTTAAGAAAACTTGATTTCTCCAGAGTACAGTTTGAAAAGGATATATCTGCGTTTAGCGGCGGGCAAAAGAAGAAAGTGCTTATTGCGAAAAGCCTTAGTGAGAAGGTCCATTTGCATATTTGGGATGAGCCGCTTAATTTTATTGATATTATTTCCCGGATGCAGATTGAAGAGCTGCTGCTGGAATACACACCAACTATTCTTTTTGTCGAGCATGACAGTGAATTTTGCAACAATATTGCTACAAAAATCATTCATCTGTAA